Part of the Candidatus Bathyarchaeota archaeon genome is shown below.
ACACATCCACACTCCTGACTTAGATTTCAATCTCGAAGTCTTTCTATCTGAGAAGGCAGATGATATCCGTCTACGAATCTTCGATACCACGATTCGCAAACTCATCCTTCAAATAGTAGAGTCCAAATAGTTGATCAAACGAGAAGGCCAAGTAGCCATATCGAAAATTGTATGGGGAACCTCGAGGTGAAGGAGAAAGGGACAGTTACCAAACCAAGCGTAGGCCCAAACGATATCGTAGATGAGTACGTATCGATTGTAGCCTCGAAGTTAAAGGGTAGAGTCGACCTGGAGCAGATGATTGAAGAAGAGGGTTTAGAAAGGATCGACATATATTGACAGTGATACTCTGCCATCCAACCAGATCTTAAATATTGAGGATCTTTACCTCACAGGCGGATAGTGTAGGCTCCTCCCTGTGAGGGTGAAAGTTAAATCGTTTAGTAGGTAGAAGACTCCCAGCCTCAGGTAACCATACTTTCTAATCCTCCTCAAGGATGTGTAAGCCACCATCCCCTCATCATAGACAAGTCTACCTTCACATCTGATCTTCAGTGATAGAGCAAGATCCTCAGAGAGCGTCCTACCCTCACCGAAACCTCCACATTTGAGAAGTGGCCCCCTCCGGTATGCGCAGTTGAACCCAGCTATATGCGGCACACCGAAACTTATTGATAGACGCTGGAGACGGCCTACAGTGAAGCTGTAAATTGCATAGTCCAAGCCTGAACCGCGATGCGGCAGCGTCGGACCTGTGGCACCGACAACCCCAGGCTCAGACAATGCCTCCCAGACACTTCTAACCCAACCTTCAGAGGCAACCGTATCAGCATCTATGAAGGCAACTTTGTCGGCTTGAGCAGACCTCGCACCAATATTCCTCGCGTCCCCGACAGGCCTACCCTCACAGACAAGAACCCTATCAGCCATCGACCTGGCAACATCAACCGTCGAGTCGACGCTACCACCGTCCACAACAATAACCTCAAAATCCCCGTCGAAATCCTGCCTCCTAAGAGACCTCAAACATTCACCCAGATACTTCTCCTCATTCAATGTTGGAACGACAACCGAAACCTTACATGACCCGAAGAGAATCAGCGTAAAACAATTCCAGAAAAGACTCTTAAGGTCCTTCAAATCTCCATAACATATTTGGTGGGGCATCTTCACCTGTAAGACTTCAAACCAGTACCTCCCAAACCAAACCTGAACCAGACCATGAAGATCAACATAGAACCCGCCAGCCACCCTCCACAAGTAAACCATCACGAGAGATGTGGCGTCGAAACTTTTAGGCATACATATGAATAGCAGCCAGCCGAAAACCCCTGCAGGGGCAAGTAAACTCAAATGTGAGAGCCCAGATTTCGACACTCCCCTCATCAACTGCAACATCCTCCGATAGAGTTGAGAGAATGAAAACTCCTTATATAAAAATAAAGCATCGATTAGTCTAAAAACAGCCAATATAAATCGTGTTAAACGTGAATATGGTTCTGGATGAGAGATATGGTTATGAGATGCAGAGACTGGTTGAGATAGGCTTTAAAGGACCTTGAACATGCAAGAAAGTCTGTTGAGGCGGAAGACTATGAGTGGGCCTGCTTCGCGTCACATCAGTCTGCTGAGAAGGCTGTCAAAGCCCTATACCAGAGCATACACATAGATGCAATCGGAGATTCGATCTCAAGAATGTTGCAGGATCTTCCTGAAAACCTTAAACCTCAAAGAGACCTGATCCAACAAGCCAAGGAGCTTGACAAACACTATATACCAAACAGATACCCAAACTTCCACCCTGAAGGCGCACCCCTGGACTATTATACATATGATGAGGCTCTGAAAGCTGTTGAGGGGGCGAGGAGAATAGTTGAATACTGCAGAAGTAAGATACCTGAAGATAAGCTTCGATGATGTGCTGAAGAGACTACGCTCATACGCAAGAAGAAAAGCGAAAGAAAAACGTTAAAACAATAGTGCTGGCGGGCTCCATAGCCAAAGGAACATATACTGGAACATCAGACGCAGACATCCTAATTATCTCCGACGATCTACCCTCAAACATCCTCAACAGGCACACCATTTTCTCTGATGATAGGATGCCGATAGACCTTGAGCCACACGCCTACACCACCGAGGAGCTCCTCAAAATGTTGAGGCGAGGTGACAGATTTATATTGGACACCCTGAGATACGGCATACCCATATATGGGAAGAGATTCTTCAACCAACTAAGAACACAAATCTTTGAATGACCATAATATCCATGAGTAGACTCGATTAAAATTTTGGTGGAAACTGTCTTCTCAACATCATACATGAACCCCCTCCAACCGCAGTATATGAGCGACCTACTCCAATCACTTTAGCTGAGTGATAGGCGAAGGTCTAGGAATTAATTGATAGAGGGGGGCTGGTCGGCTCAGGGGGTTGACATGGATAGATGAGTTCTATGAACTCACCGCAAACACAACAAAAAATCTCGAATCATCACTTACCCCTGAATTCTATCTTCAGCCCAATCCTCATCGACCATAAATCTTTGAAGTGTTCATCTTTAGTTACGAGTTTTAAGCCTCTGAGGGTGGCCATAGAAGCTATTAGAATATCTATCGCCGGTATGGGTTTTCCCAGACGTAGGAGCCTCACCGATAATTTCAGAGCCTCATCGCAGTCTCTCATCGTTGGGTATAGCACCTTCAAACCTTCCAGCTCAACAGCCTTCGGGAACTCTATCAGGTTGAATATAGTTGTGCAGCCTCTGAGTTCCTTAAGTCCCCTTCTCACTGAATCTATCATTACGCTCGTGTCATAGAGGTTCTCTTCCATTCGAGTTCTCCCATCTTTCGATACTGTTCGATCGCCCTCTCAACAGAGATCTCGTCGATAGATTCCCCTGCTCCCAATATGAACTCCCTTAACTCTTCGATGTTGACACTTCCACTCTCCTCAACAATACGCAAATGGTCTGAGATGGCTCTACGAATAACTTCACTCCACTTGACCTCCCTATGCTTCCTCATCTTACTATGTAATTTCTTGGGGATAGCTATAGTTAAATTAGGCATAAAGGGCTTTATGTGAATTCACATATTTAAGAATATTTACAGTTCTTATCTTATCCGGATTATATGCTAACAGTATGGCCGAAACTACACTCTCATGAGTGCCCACTCTCTTAATCTTCGGCTTCCTTCCACAGCGGCTCCTATGACATCTCTACCTCCTTTCAGAAATGAATCTCCCACATTTCGGACATACCTGCAACCGTAATTCACTGATCTAACTCGTGTCAACTCTTATAAGTTTGGCCTATCTACCCCCTCTAACTCATCTAATATTTGATAGACCCTACTGTTATGCTCTAGGTGTTTCAGCCAAAAACTTTTATGAAGGGCGGCGTTTAAATACTGACTCCATATGTTCTACTTTAGAGGTTTCTAGGATTGGCCTTGACCGGCGAGCTATACGAGACTATAATACGTATTGTAGACCAGAGGGTCGGCGAGATCAAGGTTACAAGAGAAGACTTCGACAAGCTTACCAAGACAGTCTCTGAACTCTCAGGTGCGGTCCGTGACTTAGCTGAAAGGATGGTACGCCTCGAGGATGCTGTTGAGAAACTTGCCGAAGCCCAGAGGAGAACTGAAGAGAGGCTGAGTGAACTCGCTGAAGCCCAGAAGAGGACTGAGGAGAGAGTTCTGAGACTCGAGGATGCTGTTGAAAAACTCATTGAGGCCCAGAAGAGAACAGATGAGAGGCTGAGTGAACTCGCTGAAGCCCAGAAGAGGACTGAGGATGCTGTTGGACGTTTAGCTGTAGCTGTGGGCAGACTCTCAGACACCATTGGATATGGGCTCGAGGATGTCGCCATGGTC
Proteins encoded:
- a CDS encoding glycosyltransferase, giving the protein MLQLMRGVSKSGLSHLSLLAPAGVFGWLLFICMPKSFDATSLVMVYLWRVAGGFYVDLHGLVQVWFGRYWFEVLQVKMPHQICYGDLKDLKSLFWNCFTLILFGSCKVSVVVPTLNEEKYLGECLRSLRRQDFDGDFEVIVVDGGSVDSTVDVARSMADRVLVCEGRPVGDARNIGARSAQADKVAFIDADTVASEGWVRSVWEALSEPGVVGATGPTLPHRGSGLDYAIYSFTVGRLQRLSISFGVPHIAGFNCAYRRGPLLKCGGFGEGRTLSEDLALSLKIRCEGRLVYDEGMVAYTSLRRIRKYGYLRLGVFYLLNDLTFTLTGRSLHYPPVR
- a CDS encoding nucleotidyltransferase domain-containing protein — its product is MLAGSIAKGTYTGTSDADILIISDDLPSNILNRHTIFSDDRMPIDLEPHAYTTEELLKMLRRGDRFILDTLRYGIPIYGKRFFNQLRTQIFE
- a CDS encoding PIN domain-containing protein — encoded protein: MEENLYDTSVMIDSVRRGLKELRGCTTIFNLIEFPKAVELEGLKVLYPTMRDCDEALKLSVRLLRLGKPIPAIDILIASMATLRGLKLVTKDEHFKDLWSMRIGLKIEFRGK